In the genome of Maniola jurtina chromosome 3, ilManJurt1.1, whole genome shotgun sequence, one region contains:
- the LOC123881020 gene encoding endoplasmic reticulum resident protein 44, with translation MYRDLKNMFSYKILATIVILICHSFYNPTDSGAVQITQSNLDMVLASNEVVFINFYAEWCRFSNMLMPIFDDAADEVTKAGYDPGKVVMGKVDCDKEGAIATRFHISKYPTLKLFRNGSPAKKEYRGQRSVEAFAEFIKKQLTDPVITFGHLKELHDLSEEKRHIIGYMDRRDQPEYDVFRKVAASLKDECLFHVGFGEASQQMHPPGQPIVVFRTDKKRSVEPDETFHGSLLNFEELYTWVQQKCIPLVREITFENAEELTEEGLPFLILFHKPTDTESVKKYKEIVRRELESEKQNINFLTADGIRFEHPLHHLGKSLSDLPLIAIDSFRHMYLFPDYKDMEKPGKLKEFLQDLYSGKLHREFHYGTDAPNVVPNADIKVTTPPESTFKKLAPSKNRYTLLRDEL, from the exons ATGTACAGAGATTTAAAAAACATGTTTAGTTATAAAATCTTAGCAACGATCGTGATATTG ATCTGCCACAGTTTTTACAATCCTACTGATAGCGGTGCTGTTCAAATTACTCAGAGCAATTTAGATATGGTGTTAG CGTCCAACGAAGTGgtgtttataaatttttatgctGAGTGGTGTAGATTCAGCAATATGCTGATGCCAATATTTGACGATGCAGCTGATGAAGTAACGAAAGCCGGTTACGACCCTGGCAAAGTGGTGATGGGAAAAGTAGACTGTGACAAGGAAGGGGCAATTGCAACGAGATTTCATATATCTAAGTACCCAACTCTTAAGCTGTTTAGAAATGGTTCGCCAGCTAAAAAGGAGTACAGAG gcCAGCGTTCTGTTGAAGCATTCGCAGAGTTTATTAAAAAGCAGTTAACTGATCCTGTTATCACATTTGGCCATCTAAAAGAGCTTCATGACCTGAGTGAGGAAAAGAGGCATATTATTGGCTACATGGACCGAAGAGACCAGCCTGAATATGATGTCTTCCGTAAAGTGGCAGCCAGCCTTAAAGATGAATGTCTGTTCCACGTAGGATTTGGTGAAGCTTCACAGCAAATGCATCCGCCAG GCCAGCCTATTGTTGTATTCAGAACGGACAAAAAAAGATCAGTTGAACCCGATGAGACATTCCATGGATCATTGCTCAACTTTGAGGAACTATACACTTGGGTGCAACAGAAATGTATCCCACTTGTGCGTGaaatcacatttgaaaatgcaGAGGAACTGACTGAAGAAGGATTGCCATTCCTTATCCTGTTCCATAAGCCCACTGACACAGAGAGTGTGAAGAAATACAAAGAAATTGTCAGAAGAGAACTTGAATCTGAAAAAC AAAACATAAACTTCCTAACGGCTGACGGCATAAGGTTTGAACATCCTCTGCATCACCTCGGCAAGTCGCTGTCAGATCTGCCCTTGATCGCCATCGACTCATTCCGGCACATGTACCTCTTCCCAGATTACAAGGATATGGAGAAACCTGGAAAACTCAAGGAATTCCTCCAAGATTTATACTCCGGGAAACTTCACAG AGAATTCCATTATGGCACTGATGCACCAAATGTGGTGCCCAACGCAGACATAAAGGTGACCACTCCACCAGAGTCCACATTCAAGAAACTTGCACCATCTAAGAACAGATACACTCTCCTGCGAGATGAATTATAA
- the LOC123881026 gene encoding chromatin complexes subunit BAP18-like isoform X2, translating into MSNMNSSAAKVGEIFREAGTAFNKLSEMTMMLHPMADTQPGGKWTEEEIDMLRSCVHRFAVDLNKLSHHIKSRTVSQIRTTLKKKAFEDAGIPVRQVSSTVTSAPQPATLHQVTLNMLNASENEVDVEGLTGDVKLEFDGSSEEVAT; encoded by the exons ATGTCGAATATGAACAGTTCTGCAGCTAAA GTAGGAGAAATATTTCGGGAGGCAGGCACTGCATTCAACAAATTATCGGAGATGACAATGATGCTACATCCTATGGCAGACACTCAGCCTGG GGGTAAATGGACTGAAGAGGAGATTGACATGCTACGATCATGTGTACATCGCTTCGCTGTTGACCTGAACAAACTCAGCCACCATATAAAGAGCAGGACAGT TTCCCAAATCCGAACAACCCTAAAGAAGAAGGCATTCGAGGACGCAGGTATACCTGTGCGGCAGGTAAGCAGCACCGTGACCAGCGCCCCGCAGCCAGCCACGCTCCACCAG GTGACATTGAACATGTTGAATGCATCGGAGAACGAGGTGGACGTCGAAGGTTTGACAGGCGATGTGAAACTCGAGTTCGACGGTAGCTCTGAAGAAGTAGCCACATGA
- the LOC123881026 gene encoding chromatin complexes subunit BAP18-like isoform X1, giving the protein MSNMNSSAAKVGEIFREAGTAFNKLSEMTMMLHPMADTQPGGKWTEEEIDMLRSCVHRFAVDLNKLSHHIKSRTVSQIRTTLKKKAFEDAGIPVRQVSSTVTSAPQPATLHQVVSPLTIIQGVLGNNAEVTLNMLNASENEVDVEGLTGDVKLEFDGSSEEVAT; this is encoded by the exons ATGTCGAATATGAACAGTTCTGCAGCTAAA GTAGGAGAAATATTTCGGGAGGCAGGCACTGCATTCAACAAATTATCGGAGATGACAATGATGCTACATCCTATGGCAGACACTCAGCCTGG GGGTAAATGGACTGAAGAGGAGATTGACATGCTACGATCATGTGTACATCGCTTCGCTGTTGACCTGAACAAACTCAGCCACCATATAAAGAGCAGGACAGT TTCCCAAATCCGAACAACCCTAAAGAAGAAGGCATTCGAGGACGCAGGTATACCTGTGCGGCAGGTAAGCAGCACCGTGACCAGCGCCCCGCAGCCAGCCACGCTCCACCAGGTAGTCTCGCCACTGACCATCATCCAAGGAGTGTTAGGAAATAATGCCGAG GTGACATTGAACATGTTGAATGCATCGGAGAACGAGGTGGACGTCGAAGGTTTGACAGGCGATGTGAAACTCGAGTTCGACGGTAGCTCTGAAGAAGTAGCCACATGA
- the LOC123881027 gene encoding uncharacterized protein LOC123881027 produces MFVNQIVWMLTILTVIYFVGVKSLECYVCENQEDNTEKCVKTIKTCEYNQDVCLTEIKWGSTPYWSQGAKKQYYISKRCSNKTECATTRQHYMPLCTHIWYQDWICSDCCRGDRCNYYIISGSETMKPTHTVLLGIALLACLQLFNFDYYLQ; encoded by the exons ATGTTTGTAAATCAAATTGTATGGATGCTTACAATTTTAacagttatttattttgttggag TAAAAAGTCTCGAATGCTATGTGTGTGAAAATCAAGAAGATAACACTGAAAAGTGTGTAAAAACTATCAAAACTTGTGAATACAATCAAGATGTTTGTTTAACTGAAATAAAGTGGGGAAGTACTCCCTATTGGTCACAAGGTGCTAAGAAACAGTATTACATATCAAAAAGATGTTCAAACAAAACTGAATGTGCTACAACTAGGCAACATTATATGCCTCTATGCACTCATATTTGGTATCAAGATTGGATTTGCTCTGACTGTTGCAGAGGTGACCGTTGcaactattatattatt AGTGGAAGTGAAACTATGAAGCCTACACACACTGTTTTATTAGGAATAGCACTATTGGCATGCTTACAGTTATTTAACTTTGACTATTATTTACAGTGA
- the LOC123881026 gene encoding chromatin complexes subunit BAP18-like isoform X3, whose amino-acid sequence MSNMNSSAAKVGEIFREAGTAFNKLSEMTMMLHPMADTQPGGKWTEEEIDMLRSCVHRFAVDLNKLSHHIKSRTVSQIRTTLKKKAFEDAGIPVRQVTLNMLNASENEVDVEGLTGDVKLEFDGSSEEVAT is encoded by the exons ATGTCGAATATGAACAGTTCTGCAGCTAAA GTAGGAGAAATATTTCGGGAGGCAGGCACTGCATTCAACAAATTATCGGAGATGACAATGATGCTACATCCTATGGCAGACACTCAGCCTGG GGGTAAATGGACTGAAGAGGAGATTGACATGCTACGATCATGTGTACATCGCTTCGCTGTTGACCTGAACAAACTCAGCCACCATATAAAGAGCAGGACAGT TTCCCAAATCCGAACAACCCTAAAGAAGAAGGCATTCGAGGACGCAGGTATACCTGTGCGGCAG GTGACATTGAACATGTTGAATGCATCGGAGAACGAGGTGGACGTCGAAGGTTTGACAGGCGATGTGAAACTCGAGTTCGACGGTAGCTCTGAAGAAGTAGCCACATGA